The DNA region TCTgaaatttgtgttaaaaaattggGATTCTAAAaggatattaaaaaaacatatgttatttaattaaacatcaattgaaaatgaattaaattatttgtcaccaattaaagaaaattttaattaaagacaCTTAACCACCAAATATCATAGTAATCGTGCTTAAACCAACTTCATTAAGACTAGACTTTGTAcacttaataattataaatacaataaaattatgtgcatataattttagtatacatatatatgtgttatcatataattaaataattttaaattaaagataaaataatacccaattatataatgatatatataagtatatacccattaatatattcaaaaaaggTTTATATAATATCACGCTTATAAATATAGATCAGTAGATGGGTCATACAATTGAAACAATTACATATTTGTCGTTTGAAATTTGGTATGGTTTTCTCATTTGTGGATTTTGGATTGAACCTTCAACACAACCCAATTTGATAAATGCCCGAATGGAGCATATGGGCTGTAACAAAATCCAGCCATAAGGTACAAATCAACCAAGTGTtgaaagagcaatgttatataatatatatatattatctaatcatataatgacatatcatttgtatatttaaattgtgtataaagaatacatatatattgttttattggtgccaaaaaatgaagaaaacatgCACAAGTCAGACAGCAAAATAAAACCACATGGGCTGTATTATAGTTAGGGCGATTGACTTCTAATAACACAATCTCCATGTGGGTAGTTGATATTAATGGATAAAACAATTACGTGTAAGAAAAGTGATGAACCTCAGATTCAGTTGGTGTTGTCGTCAGGCTTAAGTTATAAGAAGGAAGGAAGCAACAATGATCGAGCTGCTGGCTTTTTCGTTTCGATTAGAACATACAAGTTATTGCACACACAATTGCCGATGGTTCCTATATCTTTTGGCTTAGATGAGAATGAAGGTGGATAATCTAATATCGAATAAGAGATGTTCACTTCCAACCCCAAAAATTCGGAGCCGGCAGACAGTCGTGTCATGTTAGAAaccataaattatttgtatatacttAAACTAAGATGAAACATGCAATggctaaaaaccctaaaaaataatgCCGTTGTTTACAAAAGAAAGCAACCATAGGGTTGATAATACATGGGATTTGGAATCTGGATTAACGTGCATGCATGTTATGGctttcttatattattattactttagCCTTTGGCACGTAGAAGAGTTATAATATTCcccaataattttaattatcaaaattattgggTCATTGAAATTTAAGATTGTAGCTAAAgcatatgtataaaattaaaataaatttaaaatgttgttAGAGGGGGATAGTTGGTCACAAGCTATAATAATTACGTGCTTGGATGAATGAATAAGTCAATTTTATGATTCATGTAACGTATAGAAGAAagctattaattaatttaacgcCAAACAACTTATTTCCACCTAAAAATTATTTGCTTTTTCAAGtttctattcaaaattaatgaagATCCTGTCGTTGTTTAGAGATGAAGACGGTGCGTTTTCATATGAGGCAAAGACAAACTGTCTTCATTCTCTGATGATTTCTTTATCGATGACACTCATAGATTAAAATAAGGtatatgggtttttaaaagataaaaaagttgactttgggtgagaataagtcatttgacctaatttaattaaccaaaattagtaaataagaGTTGTTTAAGGAGAAGATAACTATGTGTTCTAGCAAACAACACTATTCATATTTTAGTTTTGGAAATACAATTTTCTGCCATTTCTGTAAAATCTACTAGGAAATctgtggaatttttttaaataaacaaaatatttaaaagaacaCCGGGACCCCAGCTGTCTTACACCGCCAGACCACCACTCTCCATACCAAATTGCGACCACCACCACAAGCATGGATCGATTTTCGACCAACACCAACATTGTGCCAACCTCAAACCAAATCATCATCACTAAACTCAAGCCAAACAACGATACCCACCTGCAACTACACACCATGATATGATCATGTTATGCGAGCCATTTTTTATGCTTCCTATATTGAATGGttttttaagggtattttaacAATATATAAGATGTCTTCATTTCCGCACAACTTTTACAAATTATATCATACATATCGAGTCAAATAAAGTAACACCCCTTTTTGAAGGACCGTACTTACAACgattaaacaaaaatcaagtGAAACTTGTCAATAATCATTGATTTTAACTAGGAAATTAACTATATgctttttgaaaattaacagaAGGGTGAAAAAACTGTAATTTCAAACATATGGATTGAGAAAATGTTGTTAGGGCAAACGTTGAGTGGGAAACAGTCATTTTCTCTTGTTTAAGCATACCATTATATCCATGTGAGCAtatcaatttttcaattgagTTATGAACTAACCGTGACATGGGATTAGTCGCAGAAACATTAACTAAAATGTTGAATCCAGGAACATGACAAGTACTGGATGACTACTATGACACTTTCGTTTGGTTGGTCTTCACAAACCCATTACCCATCACTATAAGTATTCCATTAAAATTACCCTTTTTGATGGTATGAAATCTACTTAACTTTTCATAATAATAAGATGACCTAGACCTAATCTTCCTCTTCCTATGGTTATTTGAAAGATGAAAATGGTTTGGGTTTATTTGGTGCATTGACTATATGGTCAGTTCCTGAATctgaattttatttgtttggtaTGACCTCAATTGTTTGTTTTGTGTCaacttcaattaaaatattagacATTTGAAAACACTACATTTAGTATAAAAATTCTTGCAACCGTAAATTGAGAGAGGGCACCGCCTCCAgcttattatttgtttatgaataGCAATATAATTAAAAGGATTAAAATGGAAGGGGAGCATAAATTGAGAGGAAGATAAGGCGAAGGATGCATTGCAGAGGAGGGGCTTGATTAGCGGCGAGAAGCCATGTGATCTGGTCAGGCCTTCGgatcattttcatatctttgtTCGGGaatttaacagataaataaataaataccatTTATTAGGCTGGCTCGTTTAAGTCAGAGGAGGGATTAATACTGCTATCCAAGTCTTATTTTTGGCTACTTTTATCCGTAGGCAAAATTGTTGACATGTCCATACTTAAAACCTATCTCATTGGTcacattattataataaataatgagtaatatgcggattatatatttaataaatttattaattttaaattaaaaataaaataatacgaGCATTCGAAActatgttttatcaaagttgAGATTGCTAGTAAGCTTCAAACCCTTTTGAAGTATTGTACCCAATTTTCAATAATTGCTTTCTTTCTATGCAGCAGCTCACATTTGAGTAAATTGTTAGGGTTCATACCATTAAGAAAACTTGGTGAAGCAGATTAGACCACGTCAAGTTATGGGCACTAGCCATTCAATGGCCATTCTTCAAAAACAAATCTGTGATGAAAACCTGCTTTCTGTACAGAACAGTTAACCGGAAGAACCGGTGGAAACAGGGTACTCTCAGTCTTTATTTAACACATTTTACCGTACCTGCGAATGGACATCTGTCCATTGACTGTCCTATTTTATAATCCAGAAATTCGTACGCtgatttgaatttcagtttatCGTCAATGTTGTTTACGTGGCAACATGGCGATCACGTTTGAGCGAGTAGAAATTTGCGAATACGAAATAACTCTTAGGCAGTACAAAATGAATAGCTGAGACAGAGGTGGTGCCGCCGGAGATGAAAGGCTGGTGTGTCAGAGCGGGAGTAGCGAGGCACGTGAGTTACCGAAACACTTGACACGTGGGAGAAGTAAAGTCTTTTTTGAGAAGAGAGAGAGCGTGTCAGTTAGTGGCAGTTAGGGAGGTTGTTAAATGTGGTTGTTGTAAGGTTAATTAAACTTAACCATGGTTAAGTATCGAGTTAGGCATCATTGGACGCCCCTGTTTTTTCGCTATATAAAGGGGGCTTCCTCAGAGCTTTTTATTTGACtcaattttgtttcctttttttttttcttcatcttctctgATCTTATACAGAGATAGCGACATTCATTGGAACAGGCGAGAAAAAGTAGAGAGAGAAAGTGGAGAGCTCGGAGGAAGCAACAATGGGGGTTTCTCATAGATGGATCAGCTCTGTGTATGCATTACTGATATTATGCTTGTTTCTTGGCGTTAAAGCCTCCACAGAGAAGCACAAGCTAAACTCTAGGTAAACTATTTTATGCTAGTTAAATGACAAACCATTTGGAAAAAAAGTTTTCTCACactttaatgtaaaatttttctTGAAATTCGTGGTACATTTCTAAGTCAGCAGTGATATTTCTTTTGCTTGAGCTCTATGAATTGAAAGTTTATATTTATCTGTGTTTCTGGTCTTATTTGGTATTTATTGAATCGGGGTGATGAAGAACTCCAAAAATTCATCCATGGCGGACAGGTTAGTGTCATTACTGATAGCCATGTCCACGGTTGCCATTTGAGATCGTTAGGCACAAAATATTAGCAGACTGTCTAGGCCGTGAGATCGGATCTGAATCTGGATAAGTTAACACAATTACGTTAGTGATTTCATTGCTCCGTCAACCCTGAAGGCAAAAAAAGAAACTGTTGACTGTAAAATCAACTGACGATGACATCAATAGGTTTTTTTATTTACGAAATCACCCTCTAATATGCTGAACCCTTCGAATGTATAAACGATGCCGCCATGCCGGCAgattcaaatttatgtatatCTTGAGGTTAGATTAGTAATTTCCTAAACCAACGAAAACAAGTGTCCGCATTTTTGCTATCGTGATAGTGATTGCCTCTAGTTTACAAAGTGAGATTCTGGGGGGTTAACTTCTGGACGGTGTCGTTTTAtgcttatttttttgtttttaccaCTTCCATTTAATTAGGAAGAAAATCGCTAACTTGAGTTGCGGATGCTTGCTTTATTTGTAGCTCGGATGATTCAAGGGCTGAGCACGCTGTTGAAAATCCAGAGGAGGTGGCTGCTATGGTTGACATGTGAGCCTCACTCTTTCTCTCCTTATCAAACAAAATGATTTATTCCtggttattatttaattactcaCCTGTTTGTTCATTGTCTTTTTGTAACCAagtaaaatttagaataatctCCTACGCGAGGCCTCACATGATCCCATCATATCTCCTTAATGAGTCTTTGACACGTCCTTTTTACTTGTCGGCACCTTCTTTTGTGAGTAGAAGTTGCAGTCAATGAGTCAAATTTTACTTTAACAAAGAAGTTTAAGTCAAAAGGAGTCACCATATCTGCTGCTTGTCCGTTTTATCGTGTTCGCAATGGTCCTCACAcactgaaaaaaataatatatatattttaactctCATGTAAGCATGGCCATCAGATAGGCTGGCGGTGCAAAATATTCTTTCAGATAAACCATGGCATCCTGCTTGATTTGCTATTCCTGAAGAGTTTCTCTTCATATTTTGAAGAACCAGATAAAACATATTCTCACCTGTTGCAATCCCTTCACTCTTGTTATCTTGTTGCCAGCGATTACCCACATGCCCATGTCATGAGATCCACGCACTATGCTCTTAATCTATTTCTTGTCCTATTCATTTCCTCATCCTAGTATCGCTCTTAAGAACATCACTTTTTTATGCCTGTGccaattttatttaactttagaTAGAAAAGATGCCagttatatcatattatagcTAACAAATGCCCAGGTTTGTCTTCATTTCTCTGGGAGATAACGCAAGGGAATCCGTTTATGATGACTTTTTTCCAATAGATATCAAACTGTATAAGATTATAGTCACCAAGTTGCTTTATTCATTGGAATCGAATGGTTTGGTGATGGATTTTATCTTAGATTTTACCAGATTACTTCCTATCATAATCACACATAGAAGAAAGCAGTGAAGAGAAGGTGAATGAAATTCTACccagtttaatttaataaccCATTGCATTCAGCTGGAACTACAATAATTTCATGCCATGTCTTATATTCGGTTCTTGTGGGTAGCCTACATAAATAATGCTCTCTTTATACAGCCTGTCAAGAGCCAAGAGTCCAAAAACCTCAAATCATAGATCTGGtttcataaaagaaaactttaGTGGAATTTTTTGCTGATCTTGTAGTGACTATTCTGACAGAACTTGGTTAATCAATGTGCCCCATTTTTAATGTCCAGTGACTGTACAAGACACTGATTAGTTTTCCCCACCTTAGCATTTGTTTCTCATAGCTAAATGTGGCCTTCCAACTTTCCGTATGAACCGTATACATCTCCGTCGTTAAGTCACATGGCCAACTTAGGGACAACATACTTCTAACCCATGAAATTAAATTCCCCTTGCTAGAGTGAATTATGGCTTTGAAACATATTAATGTTGTCATGCTAATGGcccattttatttttcaattttcatatgCTTTTGAGAATTATTGAGAATCTTGAAATTTATCAGGTTAATTCGCAATAACACTGAAAGAAGAAAGTTGGGATATTTTTCATGTGGAACTGGCAACCCAATTGATGATTGTTGGCGTTGTGACCCTAAATGGCACTTACACCGAAAGCATCTTGCTAACTGCGCCATTGGTTTTGGACGCAATGCTATTGGTGGCCGAGATGGTAAGTACTATGTGGTAAGTGACCCAAGTGATGACAACCCAGTCAATCCCAAACCAGGCACACTCCGTCATGCCGTCATCCAGGATGAGCCTTTGTGGATTGTGTTCAAGCGAGACATGGTGATCACACTGAAGCAAGAGCTTATAATGAATAGCTTTAAGACAATTGATGGTCGTGGTGTCAATGTCCATATAGCTAACGGGGCTTGCATCACAATTCAATACATTACCAATGTCATTATTCATGGTATACATATACATGATTGTAAACCAACTGGCAATGCCATGGTTCGAAGCTCCCCAAGTCATTATGGGTGGAGGACAATGGCTGATGGAGATGGCATCTCAATTTTTGGAGCAAGCCATATTTGGATTGACCACAATTCTCTATCTAATTGTGCCGATGGTCTTATTGATGCTATAATGGCCTCAACAGCAATTACTATTTCCAACAACTACTTCACCCACCATAATGAGGTATTTCGTATTTCCCCTGATATCAATTTCATAACTGAATAGAAGGACTTAAGATTTTCTCATTTGATAAATCATACAGGTTATGCTATTAGGACACAGTGACTCCTATACGAGAGACAAGCAGATGCAAGTGACTATTGCCTACAACCATTTCGGTGAAGGTCTTATCCAGAGAATGCCAAGgtaatatatctattttgaacattaattttaactCGTTTACCCGTGTAAAGCAGAATACAAACTTATCTAAATGCTTCAGTTTAGATTGAATGGAGAAAATGGGGGTTTAATTGCAGGTGCAGACATGGGTATTTCCACGTGGTGAACAATGACTACACACACTGGGAAATGTATGCCATCGGTGGAAGTGCTAATCCGACCATTAACAGCCAGGGAAACAGATACCTTGCCCCATCAAATCCCTTTGCTAAGGAGGTATTTAATAGAAAtaggattatttattatataaaatagttgCTAAAGATGCTgagtattaatgataatgtgtTCAGGTAACAAAGAGGGTAGATACATCAGACGGTGTATGGAAGAGTTGGAATTGGCGATCAGAGGGAGATCTGTTGCTGAATGGAGCCTACTTCATTTCATCAGGAACTGGATCAGCAGCCAGCTATGCAAGAGCCTCAAGCTTAGGGGCAAAATCCTCTTCCTTGGTTGGCATCCTTACCTCTAGTGCCGGTGCCATGTCCTGCCGTGTTGGTAGGCAATGTTAATTCTCTCAATCCTATCAACACCACAAAAAAAACATCTCGTTATAGCATGTTATTCAGTGAGTTTGCAGCCAGAAATCCTGTCTAAAATCTTTGACAATTGTACACATTTTTATTACAGTTGTCATATGTCGTCTCGTGTACCTGGCCTCAGTTGTCACAAGGCCATTGATCGACCTCGGCGTACTGCTGTAGTGTTGTTcactttttttatctttttataaattgCTTTTTCGCCTATCTGTTTCTCCAGAAATTTACCCGTTTCAGGCCACCCAACTCTGTGTAGGTATCTACCTTTATTAAGTTAATCTCTCCCATTACTCTACGTGGGTATTACAATCAGccctgttaaattttttatttcaaaaaatattattatgcttCGTAATTATGAATTTTCTTCTCCTAACTGTACTCGCTATGAAAGTAATTATGATGGTATGGTAAGTGCTTTGCTCTCACTGATACATGCATTATTTATGTTGGGCGATATGACCCAATGCATCTGATGCGTTCTCACCTACGAACCAGTTAAATTTTTTGTGTTGCTTGCTTATATGCGTGAAATAGCTCAGACTCATGCCATGTGATGTCTATGTGGATAAAGCTCATTACCAGATCAGACGCTAAATATTAAGAGAATGCTACatgtatatatttcaattacacaaaataaatatatataattaaatattattttatctttaatttaaaaaataaaattatatatacatatttttaatacataatttaaaaatacaataatatatcattatgtgatttaataattttaaattaaaaataaaataatatttaattaaataataatatattatctatatatttaaattatatattaaaaatatatttatatattattgatatatacaaataatctaattaaaatatttcaggTCAAATTCCAGCCGacttaaatagataaatatgtGTAAGGGGCCTCTGCTTTGCAATTGTAATTTGATAGGGTAGTACAATCTGCTGTTAATCTACCCTATAACGACCTAGGCTAGGCTGACATCAATAACAGTAGCAAACCTACTCTTTCGAAATCAAGCCCATCAAGTGTCATCATTGAAACCACTTTGTCCtctatttaattgataattttttggaCTCTCGCAAATTAACAAATGGATGAAACACAAACACCAGTCTCACAAGAGTTAACAAATAACTGTGAAAATCAATACTACAAGATGAAATGTCATGAATTACAGAAGACACAACTAAGAACTGAATTTCAATCCACAAAACTTTAACCTTCTTTTGAGAACATTGCACCATTCACTACACTTACTCGCTTaatcagagagagagagggagataATATGGTAACTGATATACCACATAATTTTAAGAACATGTTACAAAGTAAAACTCAGAAGGGGGTACCAATTTCGCTCCTCGTTTCTGTTGGACTATATAAAGCTGATCTGTTTCTTGGCCTATTTTCTTCCAACTGCTTTACAACTTCATCCATGGTCGGTCTCACTGGAGCTACTGGAGCACAACAGCCCATTGCAAGCTTCAATGCTTGAACTAATCCATCTTCCATTGGACTCCTTATCCCTTTCAAAACTTCCACATCAAAAACCTCCATCGTTGTCTCTTCCAAAACTGCCACTTTCACCATTGATGGCAAGTCCACAAACTCACTGCTTCTCCCATTTTTCCCTGGTTTCTTCCCTATCAAAATCTCCAGCAGCAGTATCCCAAAGGCATAAACATCCGTCCTGGAATTACATTTCTTCATCCTTTGAAGCTCTGGTGCTTTGTAGCCATCAGTCTTTGCAAGTGCAACCATTTCATCCGCAACAGAAGGGATCATAAGCTTGTCAAGCCCAAAATCAGTGAGCCTGGCCACAAAAAAGTCATCCACTAGCACATTCTTTGATCTTATACTGCCATGAGTGATGGGTATCTCAAGACCAGTATGAAGATATGCCAGTCCCCTTGCTATGCCCAATGCAATCTTGTGTCGCCGAGCCCAATTCAGCACTGGTTTTCCAGCTCTAGTTTCTGCATTCAAGCAGATCAGATAAAACATAACATGATTAATCTGCATTCCTTAACCACAattcataaatagcaaataGATACAAGCATTCAAAACAATGTATGAACTATTCAAGTCAAATGGCAATGGAAAAGAATTTCTATAACATTCACTCGTTCATgttcctttttaaattttttttgtgtgaGACACCTAGTATTGCTACAATGAGGATTTTCCCTATAAATATGACAGAGAATCCTGGAATAAAATTGCATGAAAGACAGGTGGATTTGAAAACAAGCCATGAGAAAGATAATTATTGTCATGGACAATGGTTCATATGTTGTAATGGTGGAACACTGGAACCAAATGAGTTTTAAGTGGCGATTACATGGACAATGAGTCAGGTTGATGGCCATAGGTCAACATTGAGTTGGTACAAGCACCGGGCATTCAGAACCGACTAACTCAGCACACCTTGTCAGCATGATGCAGCATAAGACAGTCATATATCAATGTTAATCTACATTAATTAAGAatactaataaaagaaatacTAGTTAAGCAATGATGTGAACCTCAGTCAATGCCAGGCTGAAGTTTGTAGAGCTTGACCAACCAGGAACCTAGCCCTAATTCCTAATTTTATGGTTCAAATGCTGCTTCAGCTTCTGAACGTTAATACCATGGCTAAGCCAAAGCACCACGTCAGAAGAGAGAGGTTTTGAGTATCAATTATAACAAGACATACTTAAGAGTCTAAGGTTTGCAAAGAAAATTGCTTCAATCCTGTTTGAAGTTTGATTACAACATCAGAAGATAAAAATTTCTGAAAGAGTGTGGGAATGAATGGCCACCAAATTTCCTCTAGGATTTTTGCATCATGGACTTATGGTGGGTTTTGGATAATACATGCTCTCTTGAATTTTGACATTGGTGGAACTGTGTAACATTGGGTATTGATTTCATGTTGCTTCCCTGAATTGCATGTGTTTGTTTCTTCCATTAATTTGTTCATCATTTACGCCCCAAAACAGGAGCAATATTTCGACATGACCACAAATTGTGATCATTGTAGGTTTAGTTCTTGTACATACAGGGATGTAGAAGAATAAAACATTCATAATTGTATTTAATGGCGCAAAGATAAAAAATGCAGagtagaagagaaaaaaaaagttcatacCATGTAAAAGATCATGAAGGGTCCTGTTGGGAAGATGGTCATAAATGAGTAGCTTTTCCCCTCTCTTTCCTTGATAGAAAGCTCTTAATGGAATCAAATTCTCATGTCGAACCCTTCCTAATAGCTTTATCACTGGCAAACATGAACTCCTATCCTTACAACTACCTTCCCTCAACAGCCTCAAAGCTATGGTCCCTCCATCTGCAAGCTTGGCCTTATAAGCAGTCCCATAAGCTGTCTTCTCAATTACTTGTCCTGTAGCATTCAAGACATCTTCCAGGGTTAAATGCTCGCCTCCTTGAAACAGAACCAGTTTCCCTTCACCAGTACCAGCACCAGCACCAACACCAATACCATTAACaccattttcatcatcttcaccTTCCTCTAAGTCACCTTCACTATCTCCTCCAcctcttctctttttattttgcatatAGCCAATCAACAATGAAGCAAAAACCACCACTCCTGCCATTAATCCAATCACAATTCCAGCAATTGCACCTGAGCTCAACCTAGAATCTCCACTACAACTTCTTAAAGGTAACCCGCAAAGGCTGGGACTGTTTCCCTCAAAAACCTCTGCACCAAACCTTGACTCACCAAAAGAGGGTAACATCCCAGTAAAATTATTATGTGAAAGATTCAACTTTTCAAGGTTCAATTTAGTTAAACTCTCTGGAATTGAACCTGAAAGCATGTTATTCGAAAGATCAAGCACTTTAAGACTGGGAAACCTAGTTATAAATTCAGGGAAACTTCCTGAAAACTTATTGCTACCCAAATCAAGTAACTGAAAGTTGTTGCAAGTAGAATTAGGCAATGCAGGTTCAGGGAGGGCCCCAGAGAGCGAGTTACCATGAAGGCTGAGAGTGACAAGCCTATCACATAAATTCCAAATTGATGGGGCAAGAGCACCACTAAAAAGATTATCACCCAAATCAATATCCGATAGTGAAGAGCTGTAGCCAAGCTCAAGAGGAATAGTTCCTCTCAGTGAGTTAATGTTAAGATACAAACTTTGAAGCATAGAGAACTCACCAAGCTCTCTAGGGAGTGAACCAGAGAGGTTCGCTGATGGGAGCTGAATAGAGTAAAGGTGAATAGATAAGTCTCTATTAAGAGAAAGACTAGTCCATTGTGGTGAAGAGAGGTCAGAACACGAGAGAATAGAGCCATTTGAGAACACCCATTTGAGTCCTCTCCATTGACACAAAGGCACAGACAAGTTCCATGAAGACAAAAGCAAATTGTCAGTATTACCTTGCAGTGAAGCTTTGATTTTTCCTAAGAGAAGCTCAACATCctgagaagaagatgaagataacGACTCAGTGAGTGAACCGGTAAAAGCTATggcgaagaagaagaaaatgtagGAAGAGTAAAGCTTGAAAAACGCCATGAAAGTAGCAGACAGAGAGAGGGAGAGGAAATTTAGTACTGAGAGTGCGATTTTGCCACAGTTCAAAGAAGAGGCTCTCTCTTTTTTTCGGGAAAGTTGACACAGTGTTGACTAACGGGTAATCTTATAGTCCACTAATTCAACGGTCATGATTGGACTCTATATAATCAaacatcatttaattttaatgaaagcTAGTTTAACAACAAAGTACAGGTGATGTCTCTGAGGAAGCTGTAGC from Mangifera indica cultivar Alphonso chromosome 8, CATAS_Mindica_2.1, whole genome shotgun sequence includes:
- the LOC123222858 gene encoding probable pectate lyase 8; the encoded protein is MGVSHRWISSVYALLILCLFLGVKASTEKHKLNSSSDDSRAEHAVENPEEVAAMVDMLIRNNTERRKLGYFSCGTGNPIDDCWRCDPKWHLHRKHLANCAIGFGRNAIGGRDGKYYVVSDPSDDNPVNPKPGTLRHAVIQDEPLWIVFKRDMVITLKQELIMNSFKTIDGRGVNVHIANGACITIQYITNVIIHGIHIHDCKPTGNAMVRSSPSHYGWRTMADGDGISIFGASHIWIDHNSLSNCADGLIDAIMASTAITISNNYFTHHNEVMLLGHSDSYTRDKQMQVTIAYNHFGEGLIQRMPRCRHGYFHVVNNDYTHWEMYAIGGSANPTINSQGNRYLAPSNPFAKEVTKRVDTSDGVWKSWNWRSEGDLLLNGAYFISSGTGSAASYARASSLGAKSSSLVGILTSSAGAMSCRVGRQC
- the LOC123222686 gene encoding putative kinase-like protein TMKL1 — translated: MAFFKLYSSYIFFFFAIAFTGSLTESLSSSSSQDVELLLGKIKASLQGNTDNLLLSSWNLSVPLCQWRGLKWVFSNGSILSCSDLSSPQWTSLSLNRDLSIHLYSIQLPSANLSGSLPRELGEFSMLQSLYLNINSLRGTIPLELGYSSSLSDIDLGDNLFSGALAPSIWNLCDRLVTLSLHGNSLSGALPEPALPNSTCNNFQLLDLGSNKFSGSFPEFITRFPSLKVLDLSNNMLSGSIPESLTKLNLEKLNLSHNNFTGMLPSFGESRFGAEVFEGNSPSLCGLPLRSCSGDSRLSSGAIAGIVIGLMAGVVVFASLLIGYMQNKKRRGGGDSEGDLEEGEDDENGVNGIGVGAGAGTGEGKLVLFQGGEHLTLEDVLNATGQVIEKTAYGTAYKAKLADGGTIALRLLREGSCKDRSSCLPVIKLLGRVRHENLIPLRAFYQGKRGEKLLIYDHLPNRTLHDLLHETRAGKPVLNWARRHKIALGIARGLAYLHTGLEIPITHGSIRSKNVLVDDFFVARLTDFGLDKLMIPSVADEMVALAKTDGYKAPELQRMKKCNSRTDVYAFGILLLEILIGKKPGKNGRSSEFVDLPSMVKVAVLEETTMEVFDVEVLKGIRSPMEDGLVQALKLAMGCCAPVAPVRPTMDEVVKQLEENRPRNRSALYSPTETRSEIGTPF